From the Nitrospinota bacterium genome, one window contains:
- a CDS encoding NAD(P)-binding protein, translating to MILGGGHSGLAVGFYAKKNGMPFKIYEASNHIGGNSITLKHGDFLFDSGAHRFHNKYPEVTKEIKNLLGEDFMKLNVPGQIYHNGKFLYFPFSILNLIKNLGLYTSTKVLVELM from the coding sequence ATGATCTTGGGTGGGGGCCATTCTGGTCTTGCAGTGGGGTTTTATGCTAAAAAGAACGGAATGCCATTTAAAATTTATGAAGCAAGTAATCATATAGGAGGTAATTCTATCACTCTAAAACACGGAGACTTTCTGTTTGATTCAGGAGCTCATCGTTTTCATAATAAATATCCTGAAGTAACAAAAGAAATAAAAAATCTTTTAGGTGAAGATTTTATGAAGTTAAATGTTCCTGGCCAGATCTATCATAATGGTAAGTTTTTATACTTTCCTTTTTCCATATTGAATTTAATAAAAAATTTAGGGTTATATACTTCTACAAAAGTTTTGGTGGAGCTGATGA